The Paeniglutamicibacter sulfureus genome includes a region encoding these proteins:
- a CDS encoding DEAD/DEAH box helicase, translated as MRPPVSNTEHLLTADSASEAVDIEESLSTDETPHELPQLTFADFGVRADIVESLTDAGILHPFPIQSMTLPVALGGHDIIGQAKTGTGKTFGFGIPALQRVVGPTDEGYDKLPAPGAPQALIVAPTRELAVQVAADIEKASTKRNARIATIYGGRAYEPQIEQLNNGVEIVVGTPGRLIDLHRQRHLNLKNVRLVVLDEADEMLDLGFLPDVETLLAATPATRQTMLFSATMPGPVIAMARRYMTKPTHIRAADPDDDSITKKDIRQVVYRAHQLDKDEVVARILQAEGRGRTIIFTKTKRSAAKLTDELIDRGFAAGAMHGDLGQGAREQALRAFRNNKVDVLVATDVAARGIDVDDVTHVINLQCPEDEKTYLHRVGRTGRAGNKGTAVTFVDWEDVPRWGLINKALGLNVTEPVETYSSSAHLFTDLHIPAGTKGRLPRHARKLEGLAGEKLEDLGETGKKNSPRSSDGGRRSERGGERGGNSSERGGRHGHSRGRSDRPAREGERHRESAPASENAGTTESSDQGAPQAERPARTRPNRSRTRRREGEVVNRTDAE; from the coding sequence ATGAGACCCCCTGTGTCGAATACAGAACACCTGCTGACCGCCGACTCGGCGTCCGAGGCAGTGGACATCGAAGAATCCCTGTCCACGGATGAAACCCCGCACGAACTCCCCCAGCTGACCTTCGCCGACTTCGGCGTCCGCGCCGACATCGTCGAGTCCCTGACCGACGCCGGCATCCTGCACCCCTTCCCCATCCAGTCGATGACCCTCCCTGTCGCCCTGGGCGGACACGACATCATTGGCCAGGCCAAGACCGGCACCGGCAAGACCTTCGGCTTCGGCATCCCCGCGCTGCAGCGCGTGGTCGGCCCCACCGACGAGGGCTACGACAAGCTCCCGGCCCCCGGCGCCCCGCAGGCCCTGATCGTCGCCCCGACCCGCGAGCTTGCCGTGCAGGTCGCCGCCGACATCGAAAAGGCCTCGACCAAGCGCAACGCCCGCATCGCCACGATCTACGGCGGCCGTGCCTACGAGCCGCAGATCGAGCAGCTGAACAACGGCGTCGAGATCGTCGTGGGCACCCCCGGGCGCCTGATCGACCTGCACCGCCAGCGCCACCTGAACCTAAAGAACGTGCGCCTTGTGGTCCTCGACGAGGCCGACGAGATGCTGGACCTGGGCTTCCTGCCCGATGTCGAGACGCTGCTCGCCGCCACCCCGGCGACCCGCCAGACCATGCTCTTCTCGGCCACCATGCCCGGCCCGGTCATCGCCATGGCCCGCCGCTACATGACCAAGCCGACGCACATTCGCGCCGCTGACCCGGACGACGACTCGATCACCAAGAAGGACATCCGCCAGGTCGTCTACCGCGCCCACCAGTTGGACAAGGACGAGGTCGTGGCCCGCATCCTGCAGGCCGAGGGCCGCGGACGCACCATCATCTTCACCAAGACCAAGCGCTCGGCAGCCAAGCTGACCGACGAACTGATCGATCGCGGCTTCGCCGCCGGCGCCATGCACGGGGACCTGGGCCAGGGCGCCCGCGAGCAGGCACTGCGCGCCTTCCGCAACAACAAGGTCGACGTGCTGGTGGCCACCGACGTCGCGGCCCGCGGCATCGACGTCGACGACGTCACCCACGTGATCAACCTGCAGTGCCCGGAGGACGAGAAGACCTACTTGCACCGCGTCGGACGCACCGGCCGCGCCGGCAACAAGGGCACCGCGGTGACCTTCGTTGACTGGGAAGACGTCCCGCGCTGGGGCTTGATCAACAAGGCCCTGGGCCTGAACGTCACCGAACCGGTGGAAACCTACTCCTCCTCGGCCCACCTCTTCACCGACCTGCACATCCCGGCAGGGACCAAGGGCCGTCTGCCGCGCCACGCGCGCAAGCTTGAGGGCCTGGCCGGGGAGAAGCTCGAGGACCTGGGCGAGACCGGCAAGAAGAACTCCCCGCGTTCCTCCGACGGTGGACGTCGCTCGGAGCGCGGCGGCGAGCGCGGCGGCAACAGCTCGGAGCGCGGCGGACGCCACGGCCATTCCCGCGGCCGATCCGACCGCCCGGCCCGCGAGGGCGAACGCCACCGCGAGTCGGCCCCCGCCTCCGAGAACGCCGGCACCACCGAGTCTTCGGACCAGGGCGCACCGCAGGCCGAGCGCCCGGCACGCACCCGCCCCAACCGCAGCCGCACCCGCCGCCGCGAGGGCGAAGTCGTGAACCGCACCGACGCCGAGTAG
- a CDS encoding DNA-methyltransferase, whose translation MTLTSIPDGPIADPSPDADGPAAASPVPAWDPAGPNLIVHAENATFLPTLPDESFTLIYVDPPFNTGRTQKRQVMTSVRAAAGEGDRVGFQGRSYSTLRGDLHSYDDAFDDYWSFLEPRLREAWRLLADDGTLYVHLDYREVHYAKVMLDSIFGRESFLNEIIWAYDYGARAKSRWPAKHDNILVYVKNPKTYHFDNAEVDREPYMAPGLVTAEKRERGKLPTDVWWHTIVSPTGKEKTGYPTQKPEGILRRIINASSREGDWVLDFFAGSGTTGSVAQALGRRFVCVDENPQSISVMSKRIPKATLLQVLED comes from the coding sequence ATGACGTTGACCAGCATTCCCGACGGGCCCATCGCCGATCCTTCACCGGACGCCGATGGGCCCGCCGCGGCATCCCCCGTCCCCGCCTGGGATCCGGCGGGACCCAACCTGATCGTCCATGCCGAAAACGCGACGTTCCTGCCCACCCTGCCCGACGAGTCCTTCACCCTGATCTACGTCGATCCGCCGTTCAACACCGGCCGGACGCAAAAGCGCCAGGTCATGACGTCGGTCCGTGCTGCCGCCGGCGAGGGCGACCGCGTCGGCTTCCAGGGCCGGAGCTACTCCACCCTGCGCGGGGACCTGCACAGTTACGACGACGCGTTCGACGACTACTGGTCCTTCCTGGAACCGCGCCTGCGCGAGGCCTGGCGGCTGTTGGCCGACGACGGCACGCTGTATGTGCACCTCGACTACCGCGAGGTCCACTACGCCAAGGTCATGCTCGACTCGATCTTCGGGCGCGAGTCCTTCCTGAATGAGATCATCTGGGCCTACGACTACGGAGCACGGGCCAAGTCCCGCTGGCCGGCCAAGCACGACAACATCCTCGTGTATGTCAAGAACCCGAAGACGTACCACTTCGACAACGCCGAGGTCGACCGCGAGCCCTACATGGCCCCCGGCCTGGTCACCGCCGAAAAGCGCGAGCGCGGCAAGCTGCCCACCGATGTCTGGTGGCACACCATCGTCTCGCCGACTGGCAAGGAAAAGACCGGGTACCCGACGCAGAAGCCCGAGGGCATCCTGCGCCGGATCATCAACGCGAGTTCTCGCGAGGGTGACTGGGTCCTGGACTTCTTCGCGGGCTCCGGCACGACCGGTTCCGTCGCGCAGGCACTGGGCCGCCGCTTCGTCTGCGTGGACGAAAACCCCCAGTCGATCTCCGTGATGAGCAAACGCATCCCGAAGGCCA